The genomic segment TGCATCGCGGTCACCGACAGTCCCTGTCCAAAGCTGTGAGTCGCCAGGTCGACTTTGGCCCAACGCTCCAACGAGCGCAGCACGCCCGCGGCCTCGTGAGGCATGTCCACGCCCGTGGGTCGGCCGAAGCCGAAATCGGTCAACGTGCAGTGCAGCAGTTCCGGGCCGAGTCGTTCGGCGATTTTGGTCGCGCCGATGTTGCTCGAGATCTTGACCACGTCGCGCGCCGACACCTTGCCGTGGGGGTGCACGTCGTTAATGCGATTGCGGGCGAACACGTATTTGCCGTTCTCGCAATCGATCAGCTCTTCGGGATCAACAGCTCCGGACTCGATCGCCGCGGCGTAAGTAAAGGTCTTCATCACCGAGCCGGGCTCGAAGCGGTCGCACAGCACGCGGTTGCGCCTGTACTCCGGCGGGAACGCGCCGGCCACGTTGGGATTGAAGGTCGGCCGGTTGACCAGGGCCAGGATCTCGCCGGTGTGCACGTCGATCATCACCAACATCGCCGCGCGCGCCTCGGAAGCGACGAACGCTTTATCCAGCTCGCGCTCGGCGATCGCCTGGATCTTGCTGTCCAAGGTCAGCCGCAGCGTGGCGCCGGGCTCGGAGCCGACCACCTGCATCCCCTCGGGAAAGTAGATCCGGCCCAACGCGTCGCGATGTCCGATCAGTCGGCCGGGTCGGCCGCGCAGCTGCTGGTCAAACGACTGTTCCAGGCCCGAGAGGCCCTTGGAGTCGATGTCCACGAATCCCAGCACGTGGGCCGCCAAGGTATTCTGGGGGTATTGGCGGTGGCTCTCCTTATGCAGGTGCACCCCCTGGACTCCCAGCTCCTCGACGATCCGCCGCACCATCTGCGCCTCGTGACGGTCGATGTGGCGCTTGATCCAGGCGAAACGCGCCGGTCGGCCGCGCACCTCGCGTTCGAGTCGGGCCGCCACGTCCTCGCGCTGCAAATCGAGCACCAGCGCCAGCTGCCGCGCCAGCTCGGGCTTGAGCTCGTCGGGGAGCATCAGCGGATCGACGAACAGCGACTCCTGGTCGATATTGTGCGCCAGCACCTCGCCGTTGCGATCGAGGATCGGCCCGCGCGGGCAGGTCAGTTCGATGTTCGAGCGCTGCATCTGGTCGGCGCGCTGCTTGAGGTCCTCGCTGTCGAGCACACACAGCCACAGCGCGCGGCCCAGCAGCACTGCCAGGCCGAGCACGAACAGTGCGGAAGTGAGCTTGATCCGCACCACGACCCAGTCGCGGCCGCGGGTGTTGCGCGCCATTTTGCGCGCGCGCGGCAGGTTGCGCGGACTCATCGCGGCACCCGCAGCACTTGCTCGTTGGCCGGCGCGGACATCTTGAACTCGGCGGCCTTGGGCGCCAGTCTGCCCGGCGAGCGTAGCGAACCCAGCTCGCTGACCAGTTCGTCGTTACGGTAGGCCAGCGCGCTCTGCAACTCATGCTCGACCTCGATGGCGTAGCCGGTATGCACCACCAGCTGCCGCGTCCAGACCACCAGCAGCAGACAGGCGGTGAACGCCACCACCAGCACGATGGTCGAGAACAGGCCCATGGCCCGGCGCAGACCCTTGTGGCGCGTCACCTGCTTGGCCAGCAGCGAGACCGGGTAGGTCGTCTGGCTCATGCCGCCTGATCTTCCAGCCGCCGGGCGGCCCGCAGCCGCGCACTGCGGCTGCGCGGGTTGCGCTCGATCTCGCTCTGGTCGGGCCTGATCGGCCGACGGGTGATCAATTCCATGCTTGGCAGATGGCCGCAGGTGCACACCGGCTGCGCCGGAGGACAGAGGCATCCGGAGCTGTGCCGCCGCAGGGCCTGCTTGACCAGCCGGTCCTCCAGCGAGTGGAACGAAATCACGGCCAACACGCCGCCGGGAGCCAGCAGCTCGGGCGCGTCGGCGAGAAAGCTGCGCAGCGAGCCGAGCTCATCGTTGACCGCGATGCGCAGCCCCTGGAAGGTGCGCGTGGCCGGGTCGATACGCTGGGGACCGCGTTTGCCCGGGATCGCGCTACGCACGATTTGGGCCAATCGTCCGGTGCTGCGGATCGGAGCCGCATCGCGCTCGCGTACGATGGCGCGGGCCACGCGCGACGCGTAGCGTTCCTCGCCGTACTCGGCAATGATCCGCCGCAGTTGATCGTAGGGCTCTTGGTTGACCAGGTCGGCGGCGCTGCGGCCTGAGCCGGTGCACAGCCGCATGTCCAACGGGCCGTCGTGGGAAAACGAGAATCCGCGCTCGGGGTCGTCCAGTTGGATGGAGCTTAGACCCAGGTCCGCCAGAATCCCGACGAACCTGGGCCAGCTCCGATTGC from the Candidatus Alcyoniella australis genome contains:
- a CDS encoding penicillin-binding protein — encoded protein: MSPRNLPRARKMARNTRGRDWVVVRIKLTSALFVLGLAVLLGRALWLCVLDSEDLKQRADQMQRSNIELTCPRGPILDRNGEVLAHNIDQESLFVDPLMLPDELKPELARQLALVLDLQREDVAARLEREVRGRPARFAWIKRHIDRHEAQMVRRIVEELGVQGVHLHKESHRQYPQNTLAAHVLGFVDIDSKGLSGLEQSFDQQLRGRPGRLIGHRDALGRIYFPEGMQVVGSEPGATLRLTLDSKIQAIAERELDKAFVASEARAAMLVMIDVHTGEILALVNRPTFNPNVAGAFPPEYRRNRVLCDRFEPGSVMKTFTYAAAIESGAVDPEELIDCENGKYVFARNRINDVHPHGKVSARDVVKISSNIGATKIAERLGPELLHCTLTDFGFGRPTGVDMPHEAAGVLRSLERWAKVDLATHSFGQGLSVTAMQLVTALSASVNGGVLLKPYIVHSVVSPEGREIYRGHLTIRSHVISEETCREVLRALVSVTDDEGTGTLAALPYCRVAGKTGTAEKPYTDRRGYSDDVVATFIGTVPAEDPRIAVAVVFDAPQQPAGSLYGGVIAAPVFRAVADETMAYLRMIPGQVEPGADQEVQLARADVPQLVDGGLPDFTGLPVRQAYALAERSGIRLKTEGSGVCVSQVPGPGSMVARGERVLVRFADPAGEQR
- the rsmH gene encoding 16S rRNA (cytosine(1402)-N(4))-methyltransferase RsmH, with product MSTGIHLPVLLEQTIELIKPAPGSVFLDATVGAGGHSEAMLRGSAPDGRLVACDADPEALARAGRRLEPFGSRVELVHCRLDELSRISCNRSWPRFVGILADLGLSSIQLDDPERGFSFSHDGPLDMRLCTGSGRSAADLVNQEPYDQLRRIIAEYGEERYASRVARAIVRERDAAPIRSTGRLAQIVRSAIPGKRGPQRIDPATRTFQGLRIAVNDELGSLRSFLADAPELLAPGGVLAVISFHSLEDRLVKQALRRHSSGCLCPPAQPVCTCGHLPSMELITRRPIRPDQSEIERNPRSRSARLRAARRLEDQAA